One genomic region from Prunus persica cultivar Lovell chromosome G3, Prunus_persica_NCBIv2, whole genome shotgun sequence encodes:
- the LOC109947955 gene encoding auxin response factor 6-like, with protein sequence MFGLEGQLEDPQRSGWQLVFGDRENDVLLLGDDPWQEFVNNVRYIKILSPLEVQQMGKEGLNCAASVPSNKLSNGGNNTCDDYVSRQDGRNSSNGIASLGSLDY encoded by the exons ATGTTTGGCCTTGAAGGCCAATTAGAGGACCCTCAGAGATCAGGCTGGCAGCTTGTATTTGGTGACCGGGAGAATGATGTTCTTCTCCTTGGCGACGACCCTTGGCA GGAGTTTGTGAACAATGTACGGTATATCAAGATACTCTCGCCACTTGAAGTGCAACAGATGGGAAAGGAAGGCCTCAATTGTGCGGCTTCTGTCCCAAGCAATAAGCTTTCCAATGGTGGCAACAACACCTGCGATGACTACGTGAGTCGACAAGACGGGAGAAACTCATCCAATGGGATTGCATCGTTGGGCTCACTGGACTACTAA
- the LOC109948119 gene encoding wall-associated receptor kinase-like 8 yields the protein MLADGRIVAVKKSKIVDKGKLSEFINEVVILSQINHRNVVQLLGCCLETEVPLLVYEFISNGTISHYIHQQNEDFPLTCKMRLRIATEIAGAEDRLFDILDARVLMEGSETEIKLISNLAKRCLSLNGRNRPTMREITAELEALEISEKTEYSPQKYERSEFSKKDSIEHWDVIIGPTGTWSASDDGPTSSLL from the exons ATGCTGGCTGATGGAAGAATTGTTGCTGTGAAAAAGTCTAAAATAGTGGACAAAGGCAAACTTTCAGAATTCATCAATGAGGTTGTGATTCTTTCACAAATCAACCACAGAAATGTGGTTCAACTATTGGGTTGTTGTTTGGAGACCGAAGTTCCACTTTTGGTTTACGAATTCATATCAAACGGAACCATTTCCCATTATATCCACCAGCAGAATGAGGACTTTCCACTTACATGTAAAATGCGTTTACGAATTGCCACAGAAATTGCAGGAGCA GAAGATCGTCTATTTGACATACTTGATGCTCGAGTTTTGATGGAGGGTTCTGAAACAGAGATCAAGTTAATTTCTAACCTTGCCAAAAGATGCTTGAGTTTGAATGGAAGGAACCGCCCTACAATGAGGGAGATCACAGCGGAGTTGGAGGCCCTTGAAATTTCAGAAAAGACTGAATATTCTCCACAAAAGTATGAACGGAGTGAATTTTCGAAAAAAGATTCAATCGAGCATTGGGATGTTATTATAGGTCCAACAGGAACATGGTCAGCTTCAGATGATGGTCCAACTTCATCATTACTTTAA